The following proteins are encoded in a genomic region of Corylus avellana chromosome ca4, CavTom2PMs-1.0:
- the LOC132178280 gene encoding early nodulin-75-like: protein MSSACLPLYLFLGLVVLTAPALAHYFKPPIPIYKPPPIYKLPPFEKPPPICEPSPFEKPPPVYKQPPSEFKPPPLEKPPPKFTHPPFEKPPPVYKQPPFEKPPPEFKPPPIEKPPPVNNQPPLEKPPPEFKPPPIEKPPPVYNQPPLEKPPPEFKPPPLEKPPPKFTPPPLEKPPPVYKQPPFEKPPPEFKPPPIEKQPPVYNQPPLEKPPPEFKPPSIEKPPPVYNQPPLEKPPPEFKPPPLEKPPPKFTPSPLEKPPRVVKKPFPKHKPPTPFYKPPPLPKHKSPPPYGHCPPVENVEILFSHSKARLPPIPHPRPH, encoded by the coding sequence ATGTCTTCAGCATGCTTACCACTCTACTTGTTCCTTGGCTTGGTTGTTCTCACCGCTCCAGCTCTTGCTCATTACTTCAAACCACCTATTCCTATTTACAAGCCTCCTCCTATTTACAAGCTTCCTCCATTTGAGAAGCCTCCTCCTATTTGCGAGCCTTCTCCATTTGAGAAGCCACCACCGGTGTATAAGCAGCCTCCATCGGAGTTCAAGCCTCCTCCACTTGAGAAGCCACCACCGAAGTTCACGCATCCTCCATTTGAGAAGCCACCACCGGTGTACAAGCAGCCTCCATTTGAGAAGCCACCACCGGAGTTCAAGCCTCCTCCAATTGAGAAGCCACCTCCGGTGAACAACCAGCCTCCACTTGAGAAGCCACCACCGGAGTTCAAGCCTCCTCCAATTGAGAAGCCACCTCCGGTGTACAACCAGCCTCCACTTGAGAAGCCACCACCAGAGTTCAAGCCTCCTCCACTTGAGAAGCCACCACCGAAGTTCACGCCTCCTCCACTTGAGAAGCCACCACCAGTGTACAAGCAGCCTCCATTTGAGAAGCCACCACCGGAGTTCAAGCCTCCTCCAATTGAGAAGCAACCTCCGGTGTATAACCAGCCTCCACTTGAGAAGCCACCACCGGAGTTCAAGCCTCCTTCAATTGAGAAGCCACCTCCGGTGTACAACCAGCCTCCACTTGAGAAGCCACCACCGGAGTTCAAGCCTCCTCCGCTTGAGAAGCCACCACCGAAGTTCACGCCTTCTCCACTTGAGAAGCCACCTCGAGTAGTGAAGAAGCCTTTCCCTAAACACAAGCCACCAACCCCATTTTACAAACCTCCGCCCCTTCCTAAGCACAAGTCACCACCACCTTATGGACACTGCCCTCCGGTGGAGAACGTCGAAATCCTGTTCTCACATTCCAAAGCTCGGCTTCCACCCATCCCACACCCCAGGCCGCACTAG
- the LOC132179508 gene encoding early nodulin-75-like, translating into MSSKYCLVLLLGVVLLSTASLADHHEPSKPHSPPKHKPPTPLDHGEKPFPEHKPPLKGKGDKPPPEHKPPHEHHPGRHLLESSSLEQNSPSLDGKRPKPPPKHKPPTSTLDKEEKPFPEHKPPTKPFDEPPKRKGEKPPSEHKPPHDHHPGRRLLELSSLEQQNSASLDGKPQPPKGEKPPPKHKPPTPEDEAPKPKGKGEKPPPEHKPPHNHHPGHPSVEDGKDSHNTPRKLKAPTAPEKKPPSPSHKPPHKPPPAN; encoded by the coding sequence AAATACTGTCTAGTGTTGCTCCTTGGGGTGGTGCTTCTCAGCACTGCCTCACTAGCTGACCACCACGAGCCTTCCAAGCCCCATTCTCCTCCTAAACACAAACCTCCGACCCCACTTGATCACGGGGAGAAGCCATTTCCTGAACACAAACCGCCTCTCAAGGGTAAGGGAGACAAGCCACCACCGGAGCACAAGCCACCGCATGAGCATCATCCTGGACGCCATTTACTGGAGTCGTCTTCCCTTGAACAGAATTCGCCCAGTTTGGATGGCAAACGTCCAAAGCCACCCCCGAAACACAAGCCACCAACATCCACACTTGACAAAGAAGAGAAGCCGTTCCCAGAACACAAGCCACCAACCAAGCCGTTTGACGAACCTCCCAAGCGTAAGGGAGAGAAGCCACCATCGGAGCACAAGCCACCCCACGATCATCACCCTGGACGCCGTTTACTGGAGTTGTCTTCCCTTGAACAACAAAATTCAGCAAGTTTGGATGGCAAACCTCAACCTCCCAAGGGAGAAAAGCCACCTCCGAAACACAAGCCACCAACTCCAGAAGATGAAGCTCCTAAGCCTAAGGGTAAGGGAGAGAAGCCACCTCCAGAGCACAAGCCACCCCATAATCATCACCCTGGACACCCTTCAGTGGAGGATGGCAAGGACTCCCACAACACACCTCGGAAGTTGAAGGCTCCAACCGCGCCCGAAAAGAAGCCGCCAAGTCCGTCTCACAAGCCACCCCACAAACCTCCACCAGCGAACTGA